Proteins encoded together in one Urocitellus parryii isolate mUroPar1 chromosome 3, mUroPar1.hap1, whole genome shotgun sequence window:
- the Ephx3 gene encoding epoxide hydrolase 3 — MPELVVTALLAPSRLSLKLLRAFMWSLVYSAALVAGAIYGCIALTHVLCRPRRGCCGRPRREAPACLKDPTLGKHDFLSLRSSGLRLHYVSAGHGKGPLMLFLHGFPENWFSWRHQLREFKSHFHVVAVDLRGYGPSDAPRDVDCYTIDLLMADIQDVILGLGYSKCILVSHDWGALLAWNFSIYFPSLVERMVVVSAAPMSVYQDYSIRHIGQFFRSNYMFLFQLPWLPEKLVSMSDFQILKTTLTHYKTGIPHLTPSELEAFLYNFSQPGGLTGPINYYRNLFRNFPLEPQELATPTLLLWGEKDPYMEVGLVGAISRRFVPGRLEAHILPDAGHWIPQSHPQEMHQYMWAFLQDLLD, encoded by the exons ATGCCGGAGCTGGTGGTGACTGCTCTGCTGGCGCCGTCGCGCCTCTCGCTGAAGCTGCTGCGTGCCTTCATGTGGAGTTTAGTGTACTCGGCAGCTTTGGTGGCCGGGGCAATCTATGGCTGCATCGCGCTCACGCACGTGCTGTGCCGGCCCAGACGTGGCTGTTGTGGGCGCCCCAGGCGAGAGGCTCCGGCTTGCCTGAAGGACCCCACACTGGGCAAGCATGACTTCCTGAGCCTCAGG AGCTCTGGTCTGCGACTGCACTATGTCTCCGCTGGCCACGGCAAGGGGCCTCTCATGCTGTTTCTTCATGGCTTCCCGGAGAACTG GTTCTCCTGGCGCCACCAGCTCAGGGAGTTCAAGAGCCACTTCCATGTCGTGGCTGTGGACCTGCGTGGCTACGGCCCTTCTGATGCACCAAGAGATGTGGACTGTTACACCATCGACCTGCTGATGGCTGACATCCAGGATGTTATCCTGGGCCTGG GTTACTCCAAGTGCATCCTTGTGAGCCATGACTGGGGCGCTCTCCTTGCCTGGAATTTCTCCATCTACTTCCCATCCCTGGTAGAGCGGATGGTTGTGGTCAGCGCTGCCCCCATGTCAGTGTACCAAG ACTACTCAATACGCCACATTGGCCAGTTCTTCCGATCGAACTACATGTTCCTGTTCCAGCTTCCTTGGCTGCCAGAGAAATTGGTGTCCATGTCTGACTTCCAG ATCCTGAAGACTACCCTCACCCACTACAAGACAGGCATCCCACACTTGACCCCCAGTGAACTTGAGGCATTCCTTTATAACTTCTCTCAGCCTGGTGGTCTCACAGGGCCCATCAACTACTACCGAAACCTCTTCAG GAACTTCCCtctggagccccaggagctggccACACCCACACTGCTGCTGTGGGGGGAGAAGGACCCCTACATGGAGGTGGGGCTGGTGGGAGCCATTAGTAGACGCTTTGTGCCAGGCCGACTGGAGGCCCACATCCTGCCAGATGCGGGGCACTGGATCCCCCAGAGCCACCCCCAGGAGATGCACCAATACATGTGGGCCTTTTTGCAAGACCTGCTGGACTAG